The following proteins are encoded in a genomic region of Nicotiana sylvestris chromosome 4, ASM39365v2, whole genome shotgun sequence:
- the LOC104243022 gene encoding probable inorganic phosphate transporter 1-9: MALKVLTALDSAKTQYYHFKAIIIAGMGLFTDAYDLFCIPPIMKLIGRIYYGSSRDPGQVPQAVTSAMVATALLGTVIGQLVFGRLGDLIGRRKVYGFALMIMVMSSFGCGHSICTSRTCVLFSLGFFRFLLGIGIGGDYPLSATIMSEFANKRTRGAFIAGVFSMQGFGILASSTVTMIVCSIFDRATSRGSESTPHSADLAWRIILMIGAVPAGFTYYWRMMMPETARYTALVERNVPQAAKDMEKVLDVSASQIAEEFCVYPRNSPPSYSFFSKSFIQSHGRNLFACSISWFLVDIVFYSSNLFQSQIYKRYLSKKQEVNAFQEAFEVARLQAIIAICSTIPGYFATMYFIDRFGRVKIQMMGFFFMAISLLAMGIPYYSYWNNNTNGWFMFLYGLTFFFSNFGPNTTTFIVPAELFPACFRTTCHGISGAIGKIGAIIGSLGFLWASHNKKEDGYTKGIGMTASLILLAGVCLVGMIITYIFTPETMGISLEENENIISEYHQRESNAGTV; this comes from the exons ATGGCACTCAAAGTCCTTACTGCCCTTGACTCAGCAAAAACACAATACTATCACTTCAAGGCGATTATTATCGCCGGTATGGGGTTATTCACTGATGCATACGACCTCTTTTGTATCCCTCCGATCATGAAACTCATCGGTCGAATCTACTACGGATCATCCAGAGACCCTGGCCAAGTGCCTCAGGCCGTCACATCCGCTATGGTTGCGACGGCCCTTCTAGGCACGGTTATCGGTCAACTAGTTTTCGGCCGATTAGGTGACCTAATCGGCCGACGCAAAGTCTACGGCTTTGCTCTCATGATCATGGTCATGAGCTCTTTTGGATGTGGACACTCTATATGCACGTCCAGGACATGTGTTTTATTCAGTCTTGGTTTTTTTAGGTTCTTGTTAGGGATTGGAATAGGTGGAGATTACCCTCTATCAGCTACAATTATGTCTGAATTTGCTAATAAGAGGACAAGGGGTGCGTTTATTGCTGGAGTTTTCTCAATGCAGGGATTTGGAATACTTGCTAGTTCTACTGTCACAATGATTGTTTGTTCTATTTTTGATCGTGCTACTTCAAGAGGAAGTGAGAGTACACCTCACAGTGCAGATTTAGCTTGGAGAATTATACTAATGATTGGCGCTGTTCCAGCAGGGTTTACCTATTACTGGCGCATGATGATGCCTGAGACTGCCAG GTATACGGCTTTGGTTGAAAGAAATGTGCCACAAGCAGCTAAGGATATGGAAAAAGTACTTGATGTTTCAGCAAGTCAGATTGCTGAGGAATTTTGTGTTTATCCAAGAAATTCACCACCCTCTTATTCCTTTTTCTCCAAATCATTCATTCAAAGCCATGGCCGTAATCTCTTTGCTTGTTCAATTTCTTGGTTTCTAGTCGATATTGTTTTCTACAGCAGCAATCTCTTTCAATCCCAAATATACAAACGCTATCTCAGTAAAAAACAAGAAGTAAATGCTTTTCAAGAAGCTTTTGAAGTTGCAAGACTTCAAGCTATTATTGCAATTTGTTCAACAATTCCAGGTTATTTTGCGACTATGTATTTTATTGATCGATTTGGGAGAGTTAAAATTCAAATGATGGGATTTTTCTTCATGGCAATAAGTTTATTAGCAATGGGAATTCCATATTATTCATATTGGAATAATAACACCAATGGATGGTTCATGTTTTTATATGGCCTAACATTTTTTTTCTCTAATTTTGGTCCAAATACAACTACTTTTATAGTACCCGCAGAACTTTTTCCTGCTTGTTTCAGAACAACATGTCATGGCATTTCTGGAGCTATTGGAAAAATTGGTGCAATTATTGGATCCTTAGGGTTTTTATGGGCTTCTCATAATAAAAAAGAAGATGGTTATACTAAAGGGATTGGAATGACAGCCTCATTAATTCTTCTAGCTGGAGTTTGTTTAGTGGGAATGATTATTACATATATTTTTACCCCAGAGACAATGGGAATATCACTCGAGGAAAATGAGAATATTATTAGTGAATATCATCAAAGAGAATCTAATGCTGGTACAGTTTAA
- the LOC104243021 gene encoding increased DNA methylation 3-like: MNSEECAKSHHSKPTVTLTGTAEKCAIGPSLGVVDIGNSENAYLFRVALPGVRNKCNIKCDIQREGRVRIEGVVTESDVLKNSSKGYEMKVQQLSPPGPFTVSFNLPGPVDPRLCSPRFRSDGILEVIVLKYRIPIVSAEGLPENWYNGSFPAP; this comes from the exons ATGAACTCAGAAGAATGTGCAAAGTCTCATCATTCCAAACCAACTGTCACTCTGACTGGGACTGCTGAAAAATGTGCAATTGGACCATCACTTGGTGTGGTTGACATAGGCAATAGTGAAAATGCATATCTTTTTCGTGTTGCGCTTCCTGGTGTAAGAAATAAAT GTAATATAAAATGTGACATACAGAGAGAAGGGAGAGTCCGGATAGAGGGTGTGGTTACAGAGAGTGATGTCTTGAAAAACTCATCCAAGGGTTATGAGATGAAAGTTCAGCAGCTTTCTCCTCCTGGGCCTTTTACCGTATCGTTCAATTTGCCAGGACCGGTTGATCCCAGATTATGTTCCCCACGTTTTAGATCAGATGGCATTCTGGAAGTCATTGTATTGAAATACCGGATACCTATTGTGTCAGCCGAAGGTTTGCCTGAGAATTGGTACAATGGCTCTTTCCCAGCTCCTTGA